One Streptomyces umbrinus genomic window, TGCCTCGCAGACGCTGTACGAGTTCCGCTCGGCGAACCCGCGCGCGCTCAACACGCTGGAGGGCTCGGGGGTCTTCGCGACCTTCAAGCTCACGACGAACTACCGGAGCAACCAGGAGATCCTGGACTTCGCGAACGTCGTGCTCGGCGGCCTGGAGACCAACCAGTTCGCCAACATCCAGCTGCAGGCGAACTCGCTCGCCATGCCCACGGCCGACTCGTTCCAGGAGAAGGTCACCCTGGAGTACCGCGAGGTGGCCAGACTCACCGGGTTCGTCACCCAGGACCTGCAGGCGATCGTGCGCAACACGGTCATCCCCGGCTACGTGGACAAGTGCCTGGACCGGGGCGAGCAGGTGGCCTTCCTGGCCTACTCGCGCCGCGAGGTGTCCTTGATCCAGGATGTGCTCGAAAAGCGCTACCCGGACCGCCGCGTCGCCTCTCTGGTCAGCGATCGCGTCTACGCCACGGACATTTTCTCGAAGTACATCAAGTTCTTCTGGAACGACGTCCTGCAGGCACCACCGACCAACGCCGCGTTCGTGGTCTCCCAGGGGATCAAGGACAACATGGACAAGCTGACGAAGAACGCGGCCAACGCCAACGTTGAGAAGGCGATCCTGCGCACGATCTCCGAGTGGTGGATCGAGAACAGCGCGACCATCAACGGCTGGGTCACGCTCTGCCACCAGGGCACGCTCACAAACAAGGCGTTCTTCGATCGACTGCGCGACAACCTGCTCTCGTTCGAGATTCAGCGGAACCAGCAGAAGCTGAACATCAACAAGCAGAGGAACCAGGAGCGCAAGCGGAAGAACCTCGAGTCCAAGGCCGACCTGGTCGTTTCGACGATCCACGGTGCCAAGGGTCTCGAATTCGACAACGCTGTCGTCCTCTACAGGGAGGACACGAAGATGACCCAAGACGCCAAGCGGATGTTCTACGTCGCCTTCACTCGTGCCATGAAGAGCCAGTACGTACTTGGCTACGGCACCGTGAAGAACCCGCCGATCCAGAGCAGTTACGAGCAGATCGTGACGGCTCTGACCGAGCGCGACAAGAGGAACGCCGCTCGCGCCCTCGGCATTGATCCGGACCTCCTGGACGACAACGACAGCGCTGCTCCCGGCAGCACCGACGACCGCTCCGCGGTCACCGCGGCCGTCTGACCAACCGCCGCCACCTCACGCCACAGGTGCGGGTGTTCTCGACGAGCGAGACACCCGCCCCTGCGGTCTTCCACATTTCACACACCTGAATGACCCGGCCCCCAAGGTCACACCATGACCGTGTTTGGCACACAGGGCGCCCGGCATGAAGGCGTACGACGAACCACTCGCCGAGAGCCATGCCGAAGCCTGGCACTACCTCGACCAATGGGCCATCCACCGTGAGGTCCTCTTCGCCATCAACGCCCTGGCAGAACGCCAGGCACAGCAAGCCACACCCGCCATGTCCCCCTCCCGCACAGCGACCTAGGCGGGGCGGCGGTGTTTGAGCAACGCCGGGCCTTGCCTCCCGCCGCCCGCCTCCACCACGCTTTCCCGCCGAAGAACAGGAATCCACCCATGGACTTTCCCGGCCTGGAACTGAAGATCCGCATGACGCTCGTGGCCGGCCCGGACTGGCGTGTATTCGTCCCCGTGCGGCTGTACTACGAGAACACGGACCCCTACGCGGTGCAGTTTTCCTTCGACGTCACGCCCGACGATGTGGTCCGGTGGACGTTCGCCCGGGAACTGCTCGACCAGGGCCTCACCGCACCCGCTGGTCTCGGCGACGTGAAGATCACACCGATCGGCCCTCTCCAAAACCGCTGCTTCAGCATCGAACTGGAACCCCCCGACGGATACGCCCGCCTTGAAGGACCGGCAGCTTCTGTCAAGGCATGGCTCGCCAAGACCTTCGAGGTCGTTCCCGCAGGCCGGGAGTCTGAATCCGTCGACATCGACA contains:
- a CDS encoding SsgA family sporulation/cell division regulator; translation: MDFPGLELKIRMTLVAGPDWRVFVPVRLYYENTDPYAVQFSFDVTPDDVVRWTFARELLDQGLTAPAGLGDVKITPIGPLQNRCFSIELEPPDGYARLEGPAASVKAWLAKTFEVVPAGRESESVDIDSFLDELLNH